Below is a window of Synechococcus sp. PCC 7335 DNA.
AGTTCACGACCAGAAACACTGTAGCTTCTAACACAGTCACGTAAGTAAGGTGTGCGTAATACTGATAAAAAGTAATGCCAAAGATTCTATAAGCCTTCATGGAGATATAAAGCTGTTAAATGATACTTTATGCGCATATTCAGACATATCCAAAAATCTAAAAACGTTTTTGTACGTATTACTGATTTATATGATACTATTATCTTACGGAACACTCAATGAATATCCCCGCCGCAAGCGGACGGGGTATCACTTCTCGAAGCTCACACGCTATGTGGCTCGTCGTCGCTCAGCAGAGCCCTTCGGACACTGTTTTTCTTGGATGCCACATAGCGGCGGGGAATTGGACCTCAAAGAGATGAAGGCCGTTCTCTATAGTTAAGTTTTCCTTAGAGTGATTGATGTGAGGACTGTTTAGTAAAGCTGTTCATCGACGGTTTTAGGGCAGGGCAGAAGCATGCCCGTGGTCCGTGCCATGTGTAGTTTGGTCCTACGTGGCTTGTCTTAGTGATAGTTCTGTATTCAAAAGCCTTCGCTGAATGAATAGCAAGGTACGCATACGAAGAAGATATGCTGCAACCAAGCGGCGAAGGTCTTCTGATCTTTAGAAGACCTTGTTGGGAAACTAAAGATGGCTCAATCTCAAAAACCAGGGATCGCTAATTCTGTCTGTAAAAAGTGAATAATGCCTAACGCTTATAGGCAAGGAGTTTGGTTTATGAACAACAACACCAACATTTCTCAGTACTTTGGAAATAGCGATGAATAGAGTCTATTCCGTAGAGGATGGAGTGTACGTCCTAGTGAAGCAGTTTTCACAAGATCTGTTTCAGGCAAGCAAAGTAGTTTCCAAAGAAGAGTGGGACTTCCAGATTAGAAGTGCGAAGGCTGGTCAGGGCCTAATTATCCTGAGATTGGACTACTTCCCACTTCCTTCCTATACATTGTCACTAGGCGACATCAGCAATTGGGAAGATCTAAGATCGAGTCGAGATCAACTGACTTGTATCTGGCGTAAAATGCCTTCTCATGTTCAATCAGCCTTTTCTCAGGAGGAAATGATTGCTCTGTTTACGATGATATTGGAGAGGCTTTTGCTTAGCTGGACACAGGGTAGCTATGGTGACTTTGAAGTGACGATCAATCGTTTAAAAAATCGGTTGAGGATCGTTGTTGGTGGTACACCTAGCAACATTCAGTACATTCATATCTGCCAAAAGTAGCCCTGATCTAGCAAAGGCTCCAACTGAATAAGAACGGCTCAGCCGGAGAGCAGATACCTGTTACGACGCTGTATTGAGATGACTTATCTCGATGCAGCGTTTTTTGTTTTTTGTTTAATCGAAAGAGGATAAATTCAATGAACGTCTCAGTAGAAGATGCCATCTCAAAAACAGAAACCTTGGTCAATTCCGATAGTTGCGATAATCCACGCGAAGCTGTCAAGCGCAAAGTTTTCTCAGATAGAAAGTGGTTTCAAAATTTGTTTACAGAGCTAAGTGGGAAGCCCTACGCAGGCCAGCAACCAGCTTTCCAAAAAACGTCAACCAACCAACTAATCCAAAAGGCGTTCGTCTTTTGCTGTTCAATTTGCGTGATGTTTTGGTCGACAACGAGCGGTTATATCTGGATGACCTTCCTAGGACAGCTGCTATTGCTTCATAGTTTTCGGTGGTTTCGTCTGACGTTCATGCATGCTTGTAGTCACAATGCAGGCATTAGATCCAATCGACATGCGAATGTCTTATTGGGTTCGCTTGTCGCAGTTCTTACGCTGTCTGGCGACTTCGATACTTACTGTAAAGACCATCGTCATCAGCACCATCAAATTGGTTCGAGGCCAGGCCATTTATCGCTGCTACAAAAGAATGACGAGACATATCGATATCTACTGGAGGCGGCGGGTTTCCAGCTCGGTGCAACAGTCAGTGAATCTTGGCAACATCTCATCAAGACACTGTGCTCACCTACTTTTCACGCTGAACGCCTATGCTCAAGACTACAAGCTACCTTTCTATCTCCTAACAAAGCTCATGATCTAGCTGCGGTGGCTATTTGGCTAGTGCTAATGTTACTCATTTACATCGAGCACAATCCTTCATTTGCGATCGCATACCTAGTCACAGTGACTATCCTGTTTGAATGCAGTAGTCTACTTCGACAGTGCGTAGAGCACCGTTGGCCTGTGCCAGATACGGGTGATCGCGGTCGGACAACTCTAGGCGTAATGACAAGTGCAATTATTCTCTGTGAGTCACCTCCGTGCCATACAGGTGAGGAATCACAATTAGAGTACTGGTTGTCGTGGGTGTGTTGGTGGGCACGAGTTTTCTTTTATCACTTACCTAGTCGGCTGTTGATTCTCACTGGTGATTCTCCTGTTCACGACTGGCACCACCGTAACCCGTCTGGTGATTGGCCTAATAGCATTTACCACCGTCAAGCTGATGCGGAGCTGCCTGTAAATGAATGGGGCAAGTATCAGGAGACATTTGGCTTGCTTAGAGCAATTCAGATGACGTTCGTTACTCTAAGCTTCCAGTCTCCCAGAGATTTAAGCGACCAGTGCTCTGCAAAGGGCTGAAGGTATGTGATCACTTAGACTTGTGATTAATCAGCTCATGCCTAGTCCAAAGCGGTCATGCCGTTGCTTATCGCCAATATCTGAGTCAATGAGATCACGCAGCTTACTTAGAGGCTGAATACAGCACTCGAATTTGTCAGATATGGGTAGCCAAATATCGACGTATCATCACGAATGCGATCGCACCTTTCTCTATCTGTTTAAGCGGTCTGGAATAATGCTTGCAGTTTCTCACAGCTTGCTATGAAATGTTTTCTTCGGTCATGTAGAGACACGAGTTCTGTCATTCGCGTCCGAGGTCTTAAAAAGTTACTCACTTTATCCACTGCTCGACAGAATCGCTGCGCCGCATCAAATTCCCCAAAGCCCAGAGTAGGGTGATAGCGATGCTTGATACGCCGATGGTTTTGTTCGACTGGTTGGCGGTGCAGGGTCGCACCTCGTGCTCGACTTCCTCACCCAGTTCTTCCTCGATTGCTCTTGGATAGGACGCTAAACCATCAGTCGCCACCTTCAATGCCAGAGCAGCACCGAATCTCGAATACGCAATCAAAAAGGACAAACAGAACGAAAATACTAGGGAATCAAAACTAGTTACTACTTTTGGGAAATTTATCCCAAAAGTAGCACACATATCAAAAAACTATAGTATAATAGTATGGTGTTACTAAATAGTGCTTTTGCCTTCTAATTGAGCTTTCCTTTGCGGCTTGTCAAAGACGTTCATCGACGGTTTTAGGTCAGGGCAGAAACATGCCCGTGGCCCGTGCCATGTGTAGTTTGGTCCTACGTGGCTTGTCTTAGTGATAGTTCTGTATTCAAAAGCCTTCGCTGAATGAATAGCAAGGTACACATACGAAGAAGATATGCTGCAACCAAGCGGCGAAGGTCTTCTGATCTTTAGAAGACCTTGTTGGGAAACTAAAGATGGCTCAATCTCAAAAACCAGGGATCGCTAATTCTGTCTGTAAAAAGTGAATAATGCCTAACGCTTATAGGCAAGGAGTTTGGTTTATGAACAACAACACCAACATTTCTCAGTACTTTGGAAATAGCGATGAATAGAGTCTATTCCGTAGAGGATGGAGTGTACGTCCTAATGAAACAGCTTTCGCAAGATTTGCTTCAGGCAAGCGAAGCAGTTTCTAGAGAAGAGTGGGCCTTCAAGATTAAAAGCACGAGGGGCAGCCAGGGCCTGATTATCCTGACATTAGGCTACTTCCCATGTCCTTCCTATACATTGTCACTAGGCGACATCAGCAATTGGGAAGATCCAAGATGGAGTCGAGATCAACTGACTCATACCTGGCATAAAATGCCTCCTCACGTTCGAGCAGTTTTTTCTCAGAAGGAAATGGTTAATTTGTTCACGATGATTTTAGAAAGGCTTGTGCTTAGCTGGACGCGGGGTAGTCATGGTGACTTTGACGTTACGGTCAACTGTTCAAAAA
It encodes the following:
- a CDS encoding fatty acid desaturase, whose product is MNVSVEDAISKTETLVNSDSCDNPREAVKRKVFSDRKWFQNLFTELSGKPYAGQQPAFQKTSTNQLIQKAFVFCCSICVMFWSTTSGYIWMTFLGQLLLLHSFRWFRLTFMHACSHNAGIRSNRHANVLLGSLVAVLTLSGDFDTYCKDHRHQHHQIGSRPGHLSLLQKNDETYRYLLEAAGFQLGATVSESWQHLIKTLCSPTFHAERLCSRLQATFLSPNKAHDLAAVAIWLVLMLLIYIEHNPSFAIAYLVTVTILFECSSLLRQCVEHRWPVPDTGDRGRTTLGVMTSAIILCESPPCHTGEESQLEYWLSWVCWWARVFFYHLPSRLLILTGDSPVHDWHHRNPSGDWPNSIYHRQADAELPVNEWGKYQETFGLLRAIQMTFVTLSFQSPRDLSDQCSAKG